The segment CCATACGATGAAGACGCTTGAGTTAGCTGTGGCAGGAGAGTACCTTGTCATGGCAGCAACACTGATGGCAATCAAAAGTAAGACATTATTGCCTATCCATGAAGTAAGCAATGACGAAGAAGAATTTTGGGAAGAAGATCCGCGTGACGAATTAGTCAATCAGCTGTTAGAATACCGCAAATTCAAGTATGCAGCAGAGAAGCTTACTGAAAAGGCAGAAGAACGTAGTTTGTATTTCACAAAAGAACCTTCTGCAATCGATGAGTTATTGGGGCAAGAAAAACCATTGAAGCGTGGACAAGTGAAAAAAATCGATTTATTTCAAGCCATGCAGAAAATTTTAGAACGAAAGAAATTTGCTCAAAAAGTAGAAAAAACGATCGCACCTGATGATGCGACAATCGAAGAACGAATGACATTTATCCAACAGCGCATCGTCTCTCAAAAAAATGGCTGTTTGTTCGAATCTTTTTTTGAAACGCCTTCTAGAAACGAAGTCGTCACAACATTTTTGGCGATCCTCGAATTGATGAAAAATGGACAGATCGTGGCTCAGCAAGAAAAAAATTATGAATCAATCATGCTTTATCCAGCAGTAGGAGATACACAACATGACGAAATTAAGTGAACTTGAAGCAATCTTATTTATAGTAGGAGAAGAAGGAACGACAATCGAAGAATTGAGTGCCTTACTGACCTATACACGAGAAGAAACGACTGCTTTAGTGGCAGAGTTGGCAGCTAGTTATGAAGCGAATGACAACACAGCGTTACATCTTTTTGAAACAGAAAAACAACTCGTGCTGACTACCAAAAAGGAGTTAGCGCCGATCGTCAAAAGATACGCGCAAGGGACATCGAATACCTTGTCACAAGCGGCAGTCGAAACACTAGCAATCATTGCATATAAACAACCGATCACTAGAAGTGAGGTCGAGTTGATTCGTGGTGTTCAAGTTTCTGGCGCGATTCAACGCTTGACTGCACACCAACTGATCGAAGAAAAAGGGCGAGTCGATGGACCAGGTCGCCCGATCCTTTACGGGACCACAAGTCATTTTTTAGATTATTTTGGTCTGAGATCGCTAAATGAGTTACCCGATATTCAAGATATCGAACGTTCACTGGAAGAAGACGCACCCCTTGATTTATTTTTTGATGGCGTGCATGAAGGAGAAAACATATAATGGAAAGATTACAAAAAGTAATTGCTCACGCAGGAATTACCTCTCGCCGTAAAGCCGAGGAATATATTTTGGCTGGTCGAGTAAAAGTAAATGGTCAAGTCGTCAAAGAACTTGGCGTAAAAGTTGGCAAACACGATACAGTGGAAGTCGACCAAGTGCCGATCTATCAAGAAGAATATGGCTATTATTTACTTTATAAGCCAAAAGGGGTCATTTCTGCTGTAGCAGATGACAAGGGCCGGAAAGTAGTGACAGACCTATTACCAATGGTCAAAGAGCGTATCTATCCAGTTGGACGACTAGATTATGATACTTCTGGCATACTTTTATTGACGAATGATGGTGATTTTGCGCAACGATTGACGCATCCCAAGCATGAAGTTGATAAAGTATATGTTGCCAAAGTCAAAGGAATCGCCACTAAGTCAGCGCTGAACCCATTGACAAAAGGAATCAAAATTGAAGGAAAGAAAACGTCACCTGCAAAGTATGCCATTTTATCTGTTGATCCTCATACGAATCATAGTATCGTAGAATTAACGATCCATGAAGGCCGTAACCACCAAGTAAAAAACATGCTACAAGCCGTCGGGTTACCTGTGCAAAAATTAAAACGAGAAAAATATGGCGAATTGACCTTGCAAGGTTTACGTCCTGGTGAGTATCGTGAGCTGAATAAAAAAGAAATCAGTCAGTTATTGAATCAATCAAAATAAATAACTTACTTTTTGTAAGGCTAAATACCTTGCTTTTTTGTTATGAAATAAGTATAATAAAATGGTAAACAAAAATTAGATATGGTTCGTCTTCAGGGGCAGGGTGAAATTCCCGACCGGTGGTTATAGTCCACGACCTACTTTTGCGAGTAGCTGAATCGGTGAAATTCCGATACCGACAGTAAAGTCTGGATAAAGAAGATAGAGCTTATTTGGCATACGTATGTACAAATGACTCTAACTCTATTTTCCCCTGCGAAAATAGAGTTTTTTTGTTTGTGTTTACGTGGTTGAATAGTTCGCTGAAGAGGAATCCCAACAGGAGGATTTCAACATGAAGAACACCCGAGTACAAAAAATGGTTGCGGTCGCATTATTTGCTGCAATCGGATTGGTTTTGCAATTTTTCTCATTTCCAATCATGCCAACATTTAGTTTTTTGAAAATCGATTTTAGTGATATCCCAGTTTTGATCAGCATGTTTTTATTTGGCCCGTTAGCGGGGATCGTTACCGCGTTTTTACGTTCGATCTTACATTTGATCATGACCGGTTTTAGTCCGGAGAATCTAGTTGGCGACGTCGCTAGTTTCTTTTCAACAGCGGTCTTTACTTTACCGATTTTCTACATCTTCAAAAGAAACAAATACCAAAAAGGAAAAAATCAAATTTTAGGCGTGATCAGTGGAACACTTGCACTCACCATTTTCATGAGTATTGCGAACTATTTTGTAATCACACCTCTTTATTTAACATTTTTAGGCCTAAACGCAACCCAAATGTTAGGTATGCCACTGGCAAATTACATTTTGATCGGTATTGTACCTTTTAACTTGATCAAAGGATTTATCGTTAGTGTGGCATTCCTTGTCTTACACGCCAAACTACTGCCTTGGTTGAGCAGAAAACAACACCAGTTAGAAAAACGGCATAGCGTTGTAAAATAAAAGTAAATGACTCTTTTAAAAAAAAAGACTAGGATAGCATATAATACAAAGAATACAAGTAAACTTGAAAGTAGGAATTCCTACTTTCAAGTTTTTTTTATGAAAAAGAGCATTTTCAGTTATTTATATAGAGACTAGATAGGTTATATGGGAGGGGAACAAATGACCAATCATAGGTATTCGCATAGCTAACACTTATTTTTTTAAAGTTTTTCTTAATATTTTGTTATGAAAAAAAATTCAATAACCGACATTGTGTAAGCGTTTTATAAACCGTGTCTGAGTATTTTTTGCCTTTTTGTATAAAAATGTATTTTATACGTTTTGATGTGAAATTATTCTCCTTTTGTTTGTTAGATGGACCTGATATAATAGACGACGGAAACGCTACAATTAGTATGAATAAAGCATTTCAATTAAATAATCAAAGGAGGGACAATAAACGAGGGTTTTGAATAAAATTTATCGAATCTACTAGTTATTATTTTTGTTCTTATCATCTTTTTGATAAAATACCGATGTGTCAAAGATTTTTGAAACAAGAAAGGAAGAAGAAAATGGAACAAACAACGAAGAAGAAATTTCAAATGCCTTCAGCGTACTCGGTCTTATTCATTATTATTGCCATTATCGCTGTACTTACATGGTTCATCCCAGCAGGACACTACAGTGTGGATGAAGCCGGTAATATCATTGCAGGGTCTTACGAAAGAGTCCAACAAAATCCACAAGGACTTTGGGATATCTTTATGGCTCCAGTCAACGGGATGTTGGGTGTACCAGCGGGTGAGTTAACGAAAGAAACACCTGCGGCAATTCCAATTTCCTTCTTTATCTTAATTGTTGGTGGTTTCTTAGGAATCATCAATAAAACTGGCGCATTAGATGCTGGGATCGCAACTGTTGTGAAACGCTTCAAAGGAAAAGAAAAAATGTTGATCCCTGTATTGATGCTTTTATTCGCTTTAGGTGGTTCAACTTATGGAATGGCGGAAGAAACGATTCCATTTTACGCATTATTGATTCCTGTTATGATGGCCGTCGGTTTTGATACTGTCACAGCAGTAGCCATCGTGTTGGTCGGATCTCAAGTGGGTTGTTTGGCATCAACAGTTAACCCATTTGCGACAGGAGTTGCATCACAAGCTGTTGGTATTTCAATGGGTGAAGGAATCGGGTTACGTTTCTTTATGTTCGTTGTCTTACTAGCAATCTCTATTATTTATGTGTATCGCTATGCGTCGAAGATCGAAAAAGATCCAACCAAATCTTTAGTATATAATCAGCGCGAAGAAGACATGAAACACTTTGATATCGAAGCAATCAATCGTCAAGAAATGATCACGAAGAAACAAAAACATGTCAATGTATTGTTCTTCCTTACTTTTGGTATCATGATCATTAGTTTGATTCCATGGACAACATTGAATGAAAACTTCACTATTTTTGAGTCATTGACAAATTGGTTAACTGGCCTACCTGTAATTGGAACTGTTTTAGGTAAAAACATGTTGCCTCTAGGTGATTGGTATTTCCCTGAAATCACAATGTTATTCTTAGTAATGTCAATCGTTGTGGCAATCACTTTTGGTATGAAAGAATCTGATTTTGTCAAAGAATTCTTAGCAGGTGCTTCAGACTTGATTGGTGTAGCAATCGTTGTTGCTGTTGCTCGTGGGATCCAAGTAGTGATGAACAACGGTTTGATCACAGATACGATCTTACATTGGGGAGAACAAGGATTAAGCTCATTATCATCAAGTGTCTTCTTGATCCTTACATTTATCTTCTATATCCCTATGTCATTCTTGATTCCATCAACTTCTGGCTTAGCAGCTGCTACAATGGGCATCATGGGACCAATGGGAGAATTTGCTGGTGTCGGTAAAGATCTAGTAATCACTGCTTACCAATCAGCATCTGGATTAGTGAACTTGATCACGCCAACTTCTGCTATCGTAATGGGTGCAATCGCCATTGCTCGCTTTGATATTTCCGTTTGGTGGAAATTCACTGGGAAGTTGATTGCCATCTTATTTGTTGCTATCTGTGTGATCTTAGGTGTAGCAGCAATGTTCTAATTCTAGACAAATGACAGCCAAAGTTCTATGATAAATGAAGAAACAATATCTATTGACTGAATAAAGAGACATGAATCCTTTATTCACCAAGTACGATGTATCACTTGTATGTAAGAGATCGTCGGTAGAAACAAGACCTTTGAAAAAACGAGTTACTCTGTTGATGAAATGGTGACTGAAGAATCCAGCGCCAAGAAATAAGCGACAAAACCCGAAACTTGGATTTTGGGTTTTGTCGCTTATTTCCGAAGGCGTTGGCTTTTTCACAGAAAATTTCGTGAATAGTGTCCTATTGCACTCGAGCAGATGTACATGTGGATCAAAGTAGTATTTTCTGCCGTCATCTTTTTTTTAAAATAATGAGGAGGCAAAGTTGATGAAACAATTTGTAACAGAACAACATCATGAACAAGCATTAGAATCATTAAGTGAGTTGATTAGAATTCCTTCTGTGTTGGATGAATCTGATTCTGGAGAGGGACATCCTTTTGGGAAAAAAGTTGTAGAAGCTTTAGATAAAGTGTTAGAAATCAGTGAAGGATTAGGTTTCAAAACATTTAAAGATCCCGAAGGCTACTATGGTTATGCAGAAGTAGGCTCAGGAGACGAGTTATTTGGTATCTTATGCCATATAGACGTTGTCCCTGGAGGCGATGAAAAAAACTGGGAATCTAAACCTTTTGAGCCAACGATCAAAGATGGCTGGTTAGTTGGCCGTGGCTCCCAAGACGATAAAGGACCTTCGATTGCTGCAATGTACGCAGTGAAAGCATTGATGGATGCAGGGGTAGAATTTAATACGCGCATTCGTTTCATCTTCGGAACGGACGAAGAAAATCTTTGGCGTTGTTTAGATAAATACAATGAAAAAGAAGAAGGAATCACACAAGGCTTTGCGCCAGATGCAGAGTTTCCTTTGATCTATGCAGAAAAAGGTTTGCTACAAGCTTACTTGACCGGTCCTGGCACAAATGAATTCTCTGTAAATGCTGGTGGGGCACTAAACGTAGTGCCGGATTCAGCACCTTATTCAGGTGAAAAATTGGCAGAAGTGAAAGCAGCGTTAACGAAACACAACTTCGATTTTGAAGATCAAGGTGACTCGATCACAGTGCTAGGAAAAAGTATCCATGCAAAGGATGCCGCAGAAGGTGTCAATGCGATTTCTCGTTTAGCGATCGCTTTGTCTGAAGTTTTTGATTTTGCGCCAATCAAGTTTTTAGGAGAATTAGTCCAAGAAAATGCGACTGGTGAAAAAGTAGTCGGAAAGACTGTTGACGAACAATCTGGTGAGTTGACGATGAACTTCGCTAGTTTAGAAATCACACCTGAGCAAACAAAAATCGGGGTGGACATGCGTATCCCTGTCACCTTCAAAAAAGATGAACTTGTCGAAAAACTGACAGAAAAAATCAAAGCATACGATTTATCATATGAAGAATTTGATTTCTTGGATTCATTATACGTTCCTTTGGAGAGTGAATTGATCCAAAACTTATTAGCAACGTACCGTGATATCACAGGGGATATGACTGAGCCATTTGTTTCTGGTGGAGCAACCTTTGCTCGTACGATGAACCAATGTGTCGCTTTCGGTGCAATGTTCCCTGATACACCAGACTTCATGCACCAAGCCAATGAACGATGGGAATTAAGCAGTATGTACAAAGCGATGGAAATCTACGCAGAAGCGGTTTATCGCTTGTGTGGGAAGTAAACCAATAGTTAGTTAAGAAACGAATAAGAGTCATAAAAGTAACCACCCCTATTTTGAGGAACTTTGTCAAAATAGGGGTGGTTTTTCATTGTCAGTTGTTCCTCCTTACAAAGATATCCAATAATAACATCTTACATAAAATCATTTGCAATTTTACCGTATTTTATTTAGTGTATAAGAGTATCAAATGAAAGATGACGGAAGGTGATGTTTTTGAAAATATTCAAAAGAGTCCTGATAGGATTAGTGCTCGTACTGGGATTAGGTGCTATTGGAGGTTATTTTTATTGGCAACAAAGTGTGTACGAACCATCGACTCAAGCAGAGCAATCATTTAAGCAAGGAATAGATAAAGAGGATTATTTATTATTCGAATCGCAAAAATCGGCGAAACATCCAATGGTGATTTTTTATCCTGGTGCGCTCGTCGAACCAGAAAGTTATAGTATATGGGCAGAGCAACTAGCAGAAAATGGCTATACGGTAGCCATTGCTAAAATGCCTTTTGAACTGGCGATCCTGAGTGGCAACAAAGCAGACAAAATCAGAGAGGATTTCAAAGATCAAGATTTTGTGATTGGAGGACATTCTTTAGGTGGGGTGATGGCAAGTCGTTATGCTAATGCAAATCTGGATGATGAACGATTAAAAGGTATTTATTTCATGGCAAGTTATCCGGATGAAAAGGGGACATTGGCAAAAACTGATTTACCGGTCATCAGTATCACCGGAAGTGAAGATGAAGTCATGAACCAAGAAGCAGCTGATGAAGCAAAAGCTTATTTACCTGAACAAACAGAATTTGTTTCCATCGCTGGAGGGAACCATGGCGGATTTGGTAGTTATGGTCATCAAAAAGGTGATGGTGAAGCAACAATCAGTAATGAAGACCAACAAACAGCAATCGTCACGACCATGATGAATTGGCTGAATCAAATCAAGTAAGAGCGTCACTTTTCGGACCGGCGAAAAGAAATGATCCGTTTATAATTGAAAATTTCACAAGCTGATCGGCGG is part of the Enterococcus mundtii genome and harbors:
- a CDS encoding alpha/beta hydrolase: MKIFKRVLIGLVLVLGLGAIGGYFYWQQSVYEPSTQAEQSFKQGIDKEDYLLFESQKSAKHPMVIFYPGALVEPESYSIWAEQLAENGYTVAIAKMPFELAILSGNKADKIREDFKDQDFVIGGHSLGGVMASRYANANLDDERLKGIYFMASYPDEKGTLAKTDLPVISITGSEDEVMNQEAADEAKAYLPEQTEFVSIAGGNHGGFGSYGHQKGDGEATISNEDQQTAIVTTMMNWLNQIK
- the scpB gene encoding SMC-Scp complex subunit ScpB, translated to MTKLSELEAILFIVGEEGTTIEELSALLTYTREETTALVAELAASYEANDNTALHLFETEKQLVLTTKKELAPIVKRYAQGTSNTLSQAAVETLAIIAYKQPITRSEVELIRGVQVSGAIQRLTAHQLIEEKGRVDGPGRPILYGTTSHFLDYFGLRSLNELPDIQDIERSLEEDAPLDLFFDGVHEGENI
- a CDS encoding pseudouridine synthase gives rise to the protein MERLQKVIAHAGITSRRKAEEYILAGRVKVNGQVVKELGVKVGKHDTVEVDQVPIYQEEYGYYLLYKPKGVISAVADDKGRKVVTDLLPMVKERIYPVGRLDYDTSGILLLTNDGDFAQRLTHPKHEVDKVYVAKVKGIATKSALNPLTKGIKIEGKKTSPAKYAILSVDPHTNHSIVELTIHEGRNHQVKNMLQAVGLPVQKLKREKYGELTLQGLRPGEYRELNKKEISQLLNQSK
- a CDS encoding YfcC family protein, whose protein sequence is MEQTTKKKFQMPSAYSVLFIIIAIIAVLTWFIPAGHYSVDEAGNIIAGSYERVQQNPQGLWDIFMAPVNGMLGVPAGELTKETPAAIPISFFILIVGGFLGIINKTGALDAGIATVVKRFKGKEKMLIPVLMLLFALGGSTYGMAEETIPFYALLIPVMMAVGFDTVTAVAIVLVGSQVGCLASTVNPFATGVASQAVGISMGEGIGLRFFMFVVLLAISIIYVYRYASKIEKDPTKSLVYNQREEDMKHFDIEAINRQEMITKKQKHVNVLFFLTFGIMIISLIPWTTLNENFTIFESLTNWLTGLPVIGTVLGKNMLPLGDWYFPEITMLFLVMSIVVAITFGMKESDFVKEFLAGASDLIGVAIVVAVARGIQVVMNNGLITDTILHWGEQGLSSLSSSVFLILTFIFYIPMSFLIPSTSGLAAATMGIMGPMGEFAGVGKDLVITAYQSASGLVNLITPTSAIVMGAIAIARFDISVWWKFTGKLIAILFVAICVILGVAAMF
- a CDS encoding ECF transporter S component; translated protein: MKNTRVQKMVAVALFAAIGLVLQFFSFPIMPTFSFLKIDFSDIPVLISMFLFGPLAGIVTAFLRSILHLIMTGFSPENLVGDVASFFSTAVFTLPIFYIFKRNKYQKGKNQILGVISGTLALTIFMSIANYFVITPLYLTFLGLNATQMLGMPLANYILIGIVPFNLIKGFIVSVAFLVLHAKLLPWLSRKQHQLEKRHSVVK
- a CDS encoding segregation/condensation protein A; amino-acid sequence: MNDVSEINIKLDVFEGPLDLLLHLIQDMSIDIYDIPIATITEQYMNYIHTMKTLELAVAGEYLVMAATLMAIKSKTLLPIHEVSNDEEEFWEEDPRDELVNQLLEYRKFKYAAEKLTEKAEERSLYFTKEPSAIDELLGQEKPLKRGQVKKIDLFQAMQKILERKKFAQKVEKTIAPDDATIEERMTFIQQRIVSQKNGCLFESFFETPSRNEVVTTFLAILELMKNGQIVAQQEKNYESIMLYPAVGDTQHDEIK
- a CDS encoding M20 family metallopeptidase; translated protein: MKQFVTEQHHEQALESLSELIRIPSVLDESDSGEGHPFGKKVVEALDKVLEISEGLGFKTFKDPEGYYGYAEVGSGDELFGILCHIDVVPGGDEKNWESKPFEPTIKDGWLVGRGSQDDKGPSIAAMYAVKALMDAGVEFNTRIRFIFGTDEENLWRCLDKYNEKEEGITQGFAPDAEFPLIYAEKGLLQAYLTGPGTNEFSVNAGGALNVVPDSAPYSGEKLAEVKAALTKHNFDFEDQGDSITVLGKSIHAKDAAEGVNAISRLAIALSEVFDFAPIKFLGELVQENATGEKVVGKTVDEQSGELTMNFASLEITPEQTKIGVDMRIPVTFKKDELVEKLTEKIKAYDLSYEEFDFLDSLYVPLESELIQNLLATYRDITGDMTEPFVSGGATFARTMNQCVAFGAMFPDTPDFMHQANERWELSSMYKAMEIYAEAVYRLCGK